Proteins from a single region of Geothrix sp. PMB-07:
- a CDS encoding tetratricopeptide repeat protein, translating to MRLRMLALLFGAALLVAGEDPFEAPPELRAFARQHTISQQGAPSKVAALVKAFFAPQEEGGLGIIYDNAYTRTPLEAWRDRKANCLTLTTLYVAACKSIDLDARYGESLRISRWRRVGTTVRYERHIVAVVSAGVGQEFIADFLPEVRRESQLIAILEPKRVLALFHSNRAVELLAEVRTDEALANAKQSIQVDPSLGVGWNILGVVQRSQGFEVEAEKSFLKALQADPKDGAPCGNLENLLRAQGRMAEAQVYRDRGLEIRKKDPYFNAFLAEEAFQDSQWEEAEKRIKQAIKLMPQESDFYLIQARINLAQGQRKEAIKSLEKARKWALPDMQARYDTKLALLKGDIPA from the coding sequence GTGCGCCTGCGAATGCTTGCTCTCCTCTTTGGCGCGGCCCTTCTGGTGGCAGGGGAGGATCCGTTCGAGGCACCCCCGGAACTGAGAGCCTTTGCACGGCAGCACACCATCAGCCAACAGGGGGCCCCAAGCAAGGTCGCGGCTTTGGTGAAGGCCTTTTTTGCGCCACAGGAGGAAGGGGGCCTAGGCATTATCTACGACAACGCATATACGCGAACGCCGCTCGAAGCCTGGCGGGATCGCAAGGCCAACTGCCTCACCCTCACCACGCTGTATGTGGCCGCCTGCAAATCCATTGATCTGGATGCACGCTATGGCGAATCCCTTCGGATCAGTCGCTGGCGGCGGGTGGGCACCACAGTGCGTTACGAGCGCCACATCGTTGCGGTGGTATCCGCAGGCGTCGGGCAAGAATTCATCGCGGATTTTCTGCCCGAGGTACGACGGGAGTCTCAGTTGATCGCCATTCTGGAACCGAAGCGCGTTCTGGCCCTCTTCCACAGCAACAGGGCTGTGGAGTTGTTGGCCGAGGTACGGACAGACGAAGCTTTGGCCAACGCCAAGCAATCCATCCAAGTGGATCCTTCTCTAGGCGTGGGATGGAACATCCTTGGCGTGGTCCAGCGAAGTCAGGGGTTCGAGGTGGAGGCTGAAAAGTCCTTTCTCAAGGCCCTGCAAGCCGACCCGAAAGATGGCGCCCCCTGCGGCAATCTGGAAAACCTGTTGAGGGCTCAAGGCCGCATGGCGGAAGCTCAGGTCTACCGTGACCGGGGGCTGGAGATCCGGAAGAAGGATCCCTACTTCAATGCTTTCCTTGCCGAGGAAGCGTTCCAGGATAGCCAATGGGAAGAGGCGGAGAAACGCATCAAACAGGCCATCAAGCTGATGCCCCAGGAATCGGATTTCTATCTGATTCAGGCTCGCATCAACTTGGCTCAGGGGCAGCGGAAGGAAGCCATCAAGTCACTGGAGAAGGCCCGAAAATGGGCGCTCCCGGACATGCAGGCCCGGTACGATACCAAGTTGGCGCTCCTCAAGGGTGACATCCCAGCCTAG
- a CDS encoding formyltransferase family protein — protein sequence MFKPKAVVCAYSSVGTAALEGLLEAGVEVLALYTYRPTPDEAWFTPPAVVAEAHGIPVHHPSAFNDNSVFDSIQGLRPDFLFSFYFREMIQARFLDIPRLGAYNLHGSLLPKYRGRAPINWVLVKGETETGVTLHAMTPKPDDGAIVAQARLPIAWDETALSLTHKAATAGRDLVRHAIPGLVDGTIPRLDQKTLGPSSYFGGRKPSDSRLDPSMRVAEAFNQIRAVADPWPNAFLEAPVGTVKVAWALPCAEPCPPGQFRLTRDGVLIGFADGALRLHTLKTHEHRVERPTEQAQILRELGWPEA from the coding sequence ATGTTCAAGCCGAAAGCCGTGGTCTGTGCCTATTCCAGCGTGGGAACCGCAGCCCTGGAGGGGCTGTTGGAAGCGGGCGTGGAGGTGCTCGCCCTCTATACGTATCGGCCCACCCCAGATGAGGCATGGTTCACCCCACCGGCGGTGGTGGCAGAGGCCCACGGCATCCCCGTCCACCACCCGTCTGCGTTCAATGACAATTCGGTCTTCGATTCCATCCAGGGGCTCCGGCCCGATTTCCTCTTCAGCTTCTATTTCCGCGAAATGATCCAGGCGCGGTTCCTGGACATTCCCCGGCTCGGTGCCTACAACTTGCACGGAAGCCTGCTGCCCAAATACCGTGGCCGAGCCCCCATCAATTGGGTGCTGGTGAAGGGCGAGACGGAGACCGGCGTCACCCTCCATGCCATGACGCCCAAACCCGATGACGGTGCCATCGTGGCCCAGGCCCGCCTGCCCATCGCCTGGGATGAAACGGCCCTGAGCCTCACCCACAAAGCCGCCACCGCAGGACGGGACCTGGTCCGCCATGCCATCCCCGGCCTGGTGGATGGAACCATCCCGCGCCTTGATCAGAAAACCCTCGGCCCCTCCTCGTATTTCGGAGGCCGCAAGCCCTCGGATTCCAGGCTGGACCCCTCCATGCGCGTCGCGGAAGCGTTCAACCAGATCCGCGCCGTGGCTGATCCCTGGCCCAACGCCTTCCTCGAAGCGCCAGTGGGCACCGTCAAAGTGGCCTGGGCCCTGCCATGCGCCGAACCTTGCCCTCCCGGGCAGTTCCGCCTGACTCGTGATGGTGTGCTGATCGGCTTTGCCGATGGCGCCCTTCGACTCCACACGCTCAAAACCCACGAACATCGCGTGGAACGGCCCACCGAACAGGCACAGATCCTCCGGGAACTGGGTTGGCCCGAGGCCTAA
- a CDS encoding cold-shock protein, which produces MSEGTVKWFNAEKGFGFITPDEGGADIFVHYSAVQAKGFRTLEEKQRVSFDIVQGPKGPQAANVVKA; this is translated from the coding sequence ATGTCCGAAGGCACTGTGAAGTGGTTCAACGCCGAAAAGGGTTTCGGCTTCATCACCCCCGATGAAGGCGGAGCCGACATTTTCGTCCATTATTCCGCCGTGCAGGCCAAGGGCTTCCGCACGCTGGAAGAAAAGCAGCGCGTCAGTTTTGACATCGTTCAGGGACCCAAGGGGCCTCAAGCCGCCAACGTCGTCAAAGCCTGA
- a CDS encoding OmpA family protein, which produces MRIALPMLLVALSANLSAESDPFTWAQVQLAYLSQQNSACVKDSTGLGLGFGQWLQPRWGWEATYVHSRIEPTSHLWKANEDHLDATALFRPFLDTGRWIPFVRAGAGASRLANPLSLSGTTTTRLNLLLGVGTQVWFGTRGMGSLEVRSVTVESSTQRQELEALVGIGFRWGGRSRATAPVPPPAPDPAPIPPPTAPVPVVATTPEPAPVPAPAPVPAPVPAPVPEPAPVAPVLPAKIVLSDAILHFPNNGDALGQEAIQAIEAVAQQVKAYPGEYSLVVGGHTSSLGSKAHNKALSLRRAQSVARVLIAAGVPADKVSSEGFGPDKPLADNATREGQSRNRRVEIDVKTAQTVEKTHAETGVVEAPAQPKAKAIKPTKASKAAPKAKS; this is translated from the coding sequence ATGCGCATTGCCCTTCCCATGCTCCTTGTTGCCCTCTCTGCCAACCTCTCGGCTGAGTCCGACCCGTTCACCTGGGCCCAGGTTCAGCTGGCCTATCTTTCGCAGCAGAATTCCGCCTGCGTGAAGGACTCCACGGGCCTCGGCCTTGGTTTCGGCCAATGGCTGCAACCCCGCTGGGGCTGGGAAGCCACTTACGTCCACAGCCGCATTGAGCCCACCAGCCACCTCTGGAAGGCCAATGAGGATCACCTGGATGCGACCGCGCTCTTTCGTCCCTTCCTGGATACGGGCCGGTGGATTCCCTTTGTCCGCGCGGGCGCAGGGGCCTCCCGCCTGGCGAATCCGCTGTCCCTCAGCGGCACCACCACCACGCGCCTGAACCTGCTGCTGGGCGTGGGCACCCAGGTATGGTTCGGCACCCGGGGCATGGGCTCGCTGGAAGTGCGCTCCGTCACGGTGGAGAGTTCCACCCAGCGGCAGGAATTGGAGGCTCTGGTGGGCATCGGGTTCCGCTGGGGCGGAAGGTCACGGGCCACGGCACCCGTTCCGCCACCGGCCCCGGATCCGGCTCCCATCCCACCTCCCACCGCACCGGTCCCGGTGGTGGCGACAACGCCGGAACCCGCTCCGGTTCCCGCACCAGCGCCTGTTCCTGCACCGGTTCCAGCTCCAGTTCCGGAGCCGGCTCCCGTGGCCCCAGTCCTTCCGGCCAAGATCGTGCTGAGCGATGCCATCCTGCACTTCCCGAACAATGGCGATGCCCTGGGCCAGGAGGCCATCCAGGCCATCGAGGCGGTCGCCCAGCAGGTGAAGGCCTACCCCGGCGAGTACAGCCTGGTGGTGGGGGGACATACCTCAAGCCTGGGCAGCAAGGCCCACAACAAGGCCCTGTCCCTGCGCCGGGCCCAGTCGGTGGCCCGGGTGCTGATCGCCGCAGGTGTTCCTGCGGACAAGGTGTCCTCTGAGGGTTTCGGCCCAGACAAGCCGCTGGCGGACAATGCCACGCGGGAAGGCCAAAGCCGCAACCGCCGGGTGGAGATCGATGTCAAAACGGCCCAGACCGTGGAGAAGACCCACGCCGAGACGGGTGTGGTGGAGGCCCCGGCCCAGCCGAAGGCCAAGGCGATCAAGCCGACCAAGGCCTCGAAAGCTGCACCGAAGGCCAAATCCTGA
- a CDS encoding calcium:proton antiporter, whose amino-acid sequence MATLGAIAVLTLVLPNHTTSHPGPVYSSSQLAFVALVSAGLYGVFVLVQSVRHREYFLTPTTSDDGDELPAHPATNGAALLSAGLLLACLGAVVLLAKALAPSIEASVAAAGAPKSLVGVIIAGVVLLPEGLAAFRAARINRLQTSLNLALGSALASIGLTIPAVAIVSITTGMHLTLGIDSKSTVLLLLSLFVTGQSLGTGRTTVMQGAVLLVLFATYLFTTIVP is encoded by the coding sequence ATGGCCACCCTCGGCGCCATCGCCGTCCTCACCCTGGTCCTGCCCAACCACACCACCAGCCACCCCGGGCCCGTCTACTCCAGCAGCCAGCTGGCCTTCGTGGCCCTCGTCTCCGCCGGTTTGTATGGTGTATTCGTGCTGGTCCAGTCGGTGCGGCACCGCGAGTATTTCCTGACGCCAACCACCTCGGATGATGGGGATGAGCTTCCCGCTCACCCCGCCACCAACGGTGCCGCTCTCCTGAGCGCTGGCCTCTTGCTGGCCTGCCTCGGAGCCGTGGTGCTTCTGGCCAAGGCGCTGGCACCCAGCATCGAGGCCAGTGTGGCGGCGGCGGGTGCGCCCAAGTCACTGGTGGGCGTCATCATCGCCGGGGTGGTGCTGCTTCCCGAGGGCCTGGCCGCCTTCCGGGCCGCGCGGATCAACCGGCTGCAGACGAGTTTGAATCTGGCGCTGGGCTCGGCCCTGGCCAGCATCGGGCTCACCATCCCCGCCGTGGCCATCGTGTCCATCACCACCGGCATGCACCTCACCTTGGGCATCGATTCCAAATCCACGGTGCTGCTGCTGCTCTCGCTGTTCGTCACGGGTCAATCGCTGGGAACGGGGCGCACCACGGTGATGCAGGGGGCTGTGCTGCTGGTGCTCTTTGCCACGTATCTGTTCACCACCATCGTTCCCTGA
- a CDS encoding tetratricopeptide repeat protein, with product MLIHRAWVPRILLILLMTAAAVTGVGLLTALPEGLSFPSALALTLGIMGLGAWLGIAARSRWVDRPRLIRAECRWAQGDPTYDILGALGTPVWNRGETSYQMLLLKSTLHLALGQRDRAWLVALEAQLARLPLWKSLLVSRAFQKVPGIPGDQRLAWGQRLMRLAPEMGRLRHLQGILLLRVAEPAALHQAWIHFEAALPRSWDDPLLLEDLMLAGLQHGKEDVAERALTILMSRHGDPRIPWDRGAAAMHLLRNARHAEALALVQALPPDCRPHPLHWLAETVSRRQLGDRDGAWRVIETALQHLPTAFRLWMERYQIALELHRDADALQTLERAWLTIPEGEEGHSLRQEWHLRRAEFAFWWEDRPAFARELLDEVPPELQGDHHPPLRLQIQVAEGDYEAAYTEVLALLKRQPEDVDLLLLQADCLAGMTAWEALLPYLDGLGEACRERPTYWHLRGLCRAHQGEPLPARQDLERAVRMDPHDLRFLLDAGHACAELSDWDRAESHWRQALQVDAQAEEALIHLADARRELEDLDGARRYLRECLLHHPESVEAQNRLAELEAN from the coding sequence ATGCTGATTCACCGCGCCTGGGTGCCCAGGATCCTCCTGATCCTGCTGATGACCGCAGCGGCGGTGACTGGCGTGGGCCTTTTGACCGCGCTCCCAGAAGGCCTGTCCTTTCCATCGGCCCTGGCCCTCACGCTTGGCATCATGGGTCTGGGAGCCTGGCTGGGCATTGCCGCCCGGAGCCGTTGGGTGGATCGCCCCCGGTTGATCAGGGCTGAGTGCCGGTGGGCCCAGGGCGATCCGACCTACGACATCCTCGGCGCCTTGGGAACCCCGGTCTGGAACCGGGGCGAGACCAGTTATCAGATGCTCCTGCTGAAGAGCACCCTCCACCTGGCCCTGGGTCAGCGGGACCGCGCCTGGCTGGTGGCCCTGGAAGCCCAGCTGGCCAGGCTTCCCCTCTGGAAAAGCCTGCTGGTTTCCAGGGCCTTCCAGAAGGTGCCGGGCATTCCCGGGGACCAGCGGCTGGCCTGGGGACAACGCCTCATGCGGCTTGCGCCAGAGATGGGTCGACTGAGGCACCTGCAGGGCATCCTGTTGCTGCGAGTGGCAGAACCTGCCGCGCTGCACCAGGCCTGGATCCACTTCGAGGCGGCCCTTCCCCGTTCATGGGACGACCCCCTTCTGCTGGAAGACCTCATGCTCGCGGGACTTCAGCATGGCAAAGAGGATGTGGCCGAGCGCGCGCTGACCATCCTGATGAGCCGCCACGGCGACCCGCGGATTCCCTGGGATCGCGGTGCGGCCGCCATGCATCTGCTGCGAAACGCCCGCCATGCCGAAGCCCTGGCCCTGGTTCAGGCCCTGCCACCAGACTGTCGGCCCCATCCCCTGCACTGGCTGGCGGAAACCGTATCCCGCCGCCAACTGGGCGACCGGGACGGCGCCTGGCGGGTGATCGAAACGGCCCTTCAGCACCTCCCCACTGCCTTCCGACTCTGGATGGAGCGCTACCAGATCGCGCTCGAACTGCACCGTGACGCGGACGCCCTGCAAACGCTGGAGCGGGCCTGGCTCACCATCCCCGAGGGCGAGGAGGGTCACTCTTTGCGACAGGAGTGGCACCTGCGCCGAGCGGAGTTTGCGTTCTGGTGGGAAGACCGCCCGGCCTTCGCCCGGGAATTGCTTGATGAAGTTCCCCCCGAGTTGCAGGGTGATCATCATCCCCCCCTGCGTCTGCAGATCCAAGTGGCCGAGGGCGACTATGAGGCCGCCTACACCGAGGTGCTCGCGCTTCTGAAGCGACAGCCAGAGGACGTGGATCTGCTGCTGCTGCAGGCGGACTGCCTGGCCGGCATGACCGCCTGGGAGGCCCTCCTGCCCTATCTGGATGGCCTCGGAGAGGCCTGCCGCGAACGCCCAACATACTGGCATCTTCGCGGCCTATGCCGTGCCCACCAGGGAGAGCCCCTGCCCGCCCGCCAGGATCTGGAACGGGCCGTTCGCATGGATCCCCACGACCTTCGCTTCCTTCTGGATGCGGGCCACGCCTGCGCTGAGCTCAGCGACTGGGATCGGGCCGAGAGCCACTGGCGGCAAGCCCTCCAGGTGGACGCCCAGGCTGAAGAAGCCCTCATCCACCTCGCGGATGCAAGGCGAGAACTGGAAGACCTTGATGGCGCCCGCCGCTACCTGCGGGAATGCCTGCTCCATCATCCAGAGAGCGTGGAGGCCCAGAACCGTCTGGCAGAACTCGAAGCCAACTAG